From Nonlabens sp. Ci31, the proteins below share one genomic window:
- a CDS encoding T9SS type A sorting domain-containing protein, translated as MKKIYFALLLSIISSLFTSIVFAQCTGITVGSLTSTGPFSVSTLTEADGIRNGPNYLGATIYYPTNVTPTQLLASIAIVPGFTALPSSVADWGPFYASHGIVTIIIGTNSLFDLPEARAFALLDALETIKQENIRVSSPLEGALNLNQLAVSGWSMGGGGAQRAAVLDNNIAAVVALCPYLNSPQLNHQSPVLIFSGENDTVAPPSQHADIHYNTTPNTTDKLLFEVANGNHSVANSPNGGSGSVGRIALSWLKLYLEGNDCYCPLLTNTLLVNPPAASKVDQDFQCTLLGLDPQELTSVVYPNPTTNVLHLDIAKDVDYQLISTLGQKVLEGHLQGGNKQITISPFPAGMYYLYIEGQIIKIIKQQ; from the coding sequence ATGAAAAAAATATACTTTGCTCTCCTGCTATCGATTATTTCATCCTTATTTACCAGCATTGTTTTTGCGCAATGTACTGGTATAACCGTAGGAAGTCTCACCAGTACTGGACCTTTTTCTGTGAGTACGCTTACAGAGGCAGACGGGATCCGTAATGGTCCTAATTATTTAGGAGCGACTATTTACTATCCTACAAACGTGACACCCACACAGCTTTTAGCAAGTATTGCAATCGTACCAGGTTTTACTGCACTTCCTTCAAGTGTTGCAGATTGGGGCCCGTTTTATGCTTCTCACGGTATTGTAACTATTATTATAGGAACGAATTCTCTTTTTGACCTTCCTGAAGCGCGCGCTTTTGCGCTGTTAGACGCTTTGGAGACTATCAAACAAGAAAATATAAGAGTTTCATCTCCTCTAGAAGGAGCTCTTAACTTAAATCAGTTGGCTGTTAGTGGATGGTCTATGGGTGGCGGCGGTGCCCAGAGAGCTGCCGTTCTAGACAACAACATCGCTGCTGTAGTCGCATTGTGCCCGTATTTAAATAGTCCTCAACTCAATCATCAGAGCCCTGTATTAATTTTTAGCGGGGAAAACGATACGGTAGCACCACCTTCGCAACATGCCGATATCCATTACAATACCACCCCAAATACAACCGATAAATTGCTCTTTGAAGTGGCAAACGGAAATCACTCTGTTGCCAACTCGCCTAATGGTGGAAGTGGTTCTGTGGGCAGGATAGCGCTTTCATGGCTTAAACTATACTTAGAAGGGAATGACTGTTATTGCCCTTTATTGACCAATACACTCTTAGTAAATCCACCAGCGGCATCAAAAGTAGATCAAGATTTTCAATGCACCTTATTAGGATTGGATCCTCAAGAATTGACAAGTGTGGTTTATCCTAATCCAACAACAAACGTACTGCATTTAGATATCGCTAAGGATGTTGATTACCAGCTTATTTCTACTCTAGGTCAAAAAGTTTTGGAAGGACATCTACAAGGTGGAAACAAACAAATCACAATTTCACCATTTCCAGCAGGCATGTATTATTTGTACATAGAAGGTCAAATTATAAAGATCATAAAACAACAATAA
- a CDS encoding helix-turn-helix domain-containing protein yields the protein MEEDYIKLIFGLKLKQIRTDKNLSLFGLSKLSGLSKSYLNEIENGKKYPKPDKIAMLSEKLDVPYDQMVSLKLDKNLAPIGEILQSKILKEIPLELFGIKESNLIDIVANAPAKVNAFITTIIKIAQHYNFSRESFYLASVRSFQEANKNYFEDLELSVIKFARAYHIDLEGQITSKDLEEILIEEFGYRIKGNELSKYKALGNLRSVFVPKTKTLLLTNEIDEAQRTFIYAKELAYNFLEIQERLYTFPWIKFDSFDQVLNNFYASYFAGALIIPSDKIKAKLQDIFEKETFDRSLFLDAIQAFNASPESFYQRLTNILPKAYNIQNLFFLRFTHKAGSHQFYLKKELHLSHQHSPHANETNEHYCRRWVSLKLLKEMCNSEKNHEFDLQISNYENDGPKYLVMSSVTKDPFKENHFRSISIGLLINKQLERKLHFLTDPKIKNHHVGVTCERCSIQDCEVRQVPATILDKVARNKNIEKIVEELNAKFMA from the coding sequence ATGGAAGAAGATTATATTAAATTGATATTTGGCTTAAAGCTCAAGCAGATACGGACGGACAAGAATTTATCCTTGTTTGGTTTATCTAAACTTTCTGGTTTATCAAAGTCTTATTTAAACGAAATTGAAAACGGAAAAAAATATCCAAAACCTGATAAGATTGCAATGCTCTCTGAAAAATTAGATGTGCCTTATGATCAAATGGTATCCTTAAAGTTAGATAAGAACTTAGCTCCTATAGGAGAGATACTACAGTCTAAAATACTTAAAGAAATACCCTTAGAGCTTTTCGGTATTAAAGAGAGTAATTTGATAGACATTGTAGCAAATGCACCTGCTAAAGTCAATGCCTTTATTACTACCATTATTAAAATCGCCCAACATTATAATTTCAGTAGAGAGAGTTTTTACCTTGCTTCGGTGCGTTCTTTCCAAGAAGCAAATAAGAATTATTTTGAAGATTTAGAACTAAGTGTTATAAAATTTGCTAGAGCCTATCACATAGATTTAGAGGGACAAATTACTTCTAAAGATCTGGAAGAGATATTAATTGAAGAATTTGGATACCGTATAAAAGGCAATGAATTAAGTAAATATAAAGCATTGGGCAATTTGAGGTCTGTATTTGTTCCCAAAACCAAAACCCTACTACTTACCAATGAAATAGACGAAGCTCAACGTACTTTTATTTACGCAAAAGAACTGGCCTATAATTTTCTAGAGATTCAGGAACGTTTGTACACGTTCCCTTGGATAAAATTTGACTCTTTTGACCAAGTTTTAAATAATTTCTATGCTTCTTATTTTGCTGGAGCTTTGATTATTCCCAGTGATAAAATAAAAGCCAAGCTTCAGGATATTTTTGAAAAAGAGACTTTCGATAGATCCTTATTTTTAGATGCTATACAAGCATTTAATGCCTCTCCAGAATCCTTTTATCAGCGGTTGACTAATATTTTACCCAAAGCCTATAATATTCAAAATTTATTTTTCTTGAGATTTACACACAAGGCAGGAAGCCATCAATTTTATCTTAAAAAAGAATTGCATTTGTCGCATCAACATTCGCCACATGCTAATGAAACTAATGAGCATTATTGCAGGCGGTGGGTATCTTTAAAGTTACTGAAAGAGATGTGTAACAGTGAAAAGAATCATGAATTTGACTTACAGATATCTAACTATGAAAATGATGGTCCCAAGTATTTGGTAATGTCCTCTGTAACTAAAGATCCTTTTAAAGAAAATCATTTTAGGAGTATCAGCATCGGGTTGCTTATCAATAAGCAATTGGAAAGAAAACTGCATTTTTTAACAGACCCTAAAATAAAAAACCATCATGTAGGAGTGACTTGCGAGCGTTGTTCTATTCAAGATTGTGAGGTGAGACAAGTGCCAGCAACTATCTTAGATAAAGTGGCTAGAAATAAAAACATAGAAAAAATTGTCGAAGAATTAAATGCTAAGTTCATGGCTTAA
- the aceB gene encoding malate synthase A — protein METSTLNLRKLTYSKDVDNYYPKILSDEALQFLTVLHEKFNTQRLELLQSRLEQQKKFDKGLFPEFPKETKAIRESAWTAGDIPHDLQDRRVEITGPVDRKMVINALNSGAKTFMADLEDSNAPTWKNSIQGQQNLIDANKGTISLEDPKRGKSYQLNKATAVLLVRPRGLHLNEKHILINDEETSGSLVDFGLYVFHNTRILMANNTAPYFYLPKLEHYLEARWWNAVFTFAQEYLGVPKGTFKATVLVETITASFQLDEIIYELKDHIVGLNCGRWDYIFSYIKKFRNHLDFVVPNRDQVTMTTPFMDAYSKLVIQRCHKRGILAIGGMAAQIPIRNNPKANAVAIEKVRKDKEREVKNGHDGTWVAHPALVEVALKEFNQHMPTPNQLHITRDDLHITEEDLVEVPKGTVTEAGIRKNINVGILYMEAWLRGYGAVALYNLMEDAATAEISRSQLWQWLKNQVTLEDGRTFHMELYMELFDDEVEKVITEFGEENIKNTKFKLAIELFDKLVISEKFEEFLTLPAYRYL, from the coding sequence ATGGAAACCAGCACATTAAATTTAAGGAAACTCACGTATTCCAAAGACGTAGATAATTACTACCCAAAAATCCTATCAGACGAAGCCCTACAATTTTTAACCGTACTTCATGAAAAATTCAATACCCAGCGATTGGAATTACTACAAAGCCGGTTGGAACAACAAAAGAAGTTTGACAAAGGTTTATTTCCTGAATTCCCAAAGGAAACAAAAGCTATTAGAGAATCAGCCTGGACCGCTGGTGATATTCCTCACGATTTACAAGACAGGCGTGTAGAGATCACCGGTCCTGTAGATAGGAAAATGGTCATCAACGCCTTAAATTCTGGAGCCAAGACCTTTATGGCCGACCTAGAAGACAGCAACGCGCCTACTTGGAAAAACAGTATTCAAGGCCAACAAAACTTGATAGATGCCAATAAAGGAACCATCTCATTAGAAGATCCAAAACGAGGTAAATCTTACCAATTAAATAAGGCAACTGCTGTTCTTTTGGTAAGGCCTAGAGGATTGCATTTAAACGAAAAACATATTCTTATTAACGATGAAGAGACTTCTGGGAGCCTAGTGGATTTTGGCCTTTATGTATTTCACAATACAAGAATCCTAATGGCTAACAACACGGCACCCTATTTTTATCTTCCAAAATTAGAACACTATTTAGAAGCGCGTTGGTGGAATGCTGTTTTTACTTTTGCACAAGAGTATTTAGGTGTTCCAAAAGGAACTTTTAAAGCAACTGTACTTGTAGAAACCATTACAGCAAGTTTTCAATTGGACGAGATCATTTATGAATTGAAGGATCATATTGTTGGTTTGAATTGTGGTCGTTGGGATTATATTTTCTCTTACATCAAAAAATTTAGAAACCATCTTGATTTTGTGGTACCTAATCGTGATCAAGTGACCATGACGACACCGTTTATGGATGCATACTCAAAACTCGTTATACAGCGATGTCATAAGCGAGGAATCTTAGCCATAGGCGGTATGGCAGCTCAAATTCCTATTAGAAACAATCCAAAAGCTAATGCGGTAGCTATTGAAAAAGTGCGCAAAGACAAAGAGCGTGAAGTGAAAAACGGTCATGATGGAACTTGGGTAGCACATCCTGCTTTAGTGGAAGTAGCGCTTAAAGAGTTTAACCAACACATGCCTACTCCTAACCAATTACATATCACACGTGACGACCTGCATATAACCGAAGAAGATCTAGTGGAGGTACCTAAAGGTACTGTAACAGAAGCAGGAATCAGAAAAAACATCAATGTCGGTATCCTGTATATGGAAGCCTGGCTGAGAGGTTATGGTGCTGTAGCACTTTATAATTTGATGGAAGATGCTGCTACTGCCGAAATTTCAAGATCTCAGCTATGGCAGTGGTTGAAAAACCAAGTCACTCTAGAAGACGGAAGAACATTCCACATGGAATTGTATATGGAACTATTTGATGATGAAGTTGAAAAGGTTATTACCGAATTTGGGGAAGAAAACATTAAGAATACCAAATTCAAACTGGCTATAGAACTTTTTGACAAACTCGTTATTTCAGAAAAATTTGAAGAGTTCTTAACTCTTCCAGCCTATCGATACCTATAA
- a CDS encoding isocitrate lyase, with amino-acid sequence MKNLPQTNYSSALQTVRNLKEKYGASWNTIRPESAARLVIQNRFKTGLDIATYTAGIMRKDMAAYDADFTQYTQSLGCWHGFIAQQKMIAVKKHHQTTSKKYLYLSGWMVAALRSEFGPLPDQSMHEKTAVPALIKEIYDFLRQADAIELNDLFKRLESGEDVQDQIDNFETHIVPIIADIDAGFGNEEATYLLTKKMIEAGACAIQIENQVSDAKQCGHQDGKVTVPHEDFIAKLNAIRYAFLELGVEDGIIVARTDSEGAGLTQKLPVSKEPGDIASQYLAFLEVEEIGIGQAKDDDVLLKRDGKLVRPVRLANGLYKFKNGSNIDRVVLDGVTSLQNGADLLWIETPTPNVKQIAHMVNRIKKEVPHAKLVYNNSPSFNWTLNFRNQAYEEMLSEGENMTAYDRNNLMDAPYDDSELCYRADQKIKTFQADAAREAGVFHHLITLPTYHTTALHMNDLTKGYFSEEGMLAYVKGVQRQEIRKGVSCVKHQRMAGSDLGDDHKSFFAGEKALKASGENNTSKQFETPTSHKSVPKKLSVVA; translated from the coding sequence ATGAAAAATTTACCACAGACCAATTACAGTTCTGCATTACAAACAGTCAGAAACCTTAAAGAAAAGTACGGAGCCTCTTGGAATACCATTCGTCCTGAAAGTGCCGCTCGATTAGTGATTCAAAATCGTTTTAAAACAGGATTGGATATCGCCACCTACACAGCAGGCATTATGAGAAAAGATATGGCAGCTTATGATGCTGATTTTACTCAATACACCCAATCGCTGGGTTGCTGGCATGGTTTTATTGCGCAACAAAAAATGATAGCGGTAAAAAAACATCACCAAACCACCAGTAAAAAGTACCTGTACCTTTCTGGTTGGATGGTAGCTGCATTGAGGTCAGAATTTGGACCGCTACCAGATCAGTCCATGCATGAAAAAACAGCTGTGCCGGCTTTGATCAAAGAAATTTATGATTTCTTACGTCAGGCAGATGCTATCGAGTTAAACGATTTGTTTAAAAGATTAGAAAGCGGTGAAGACGTACAAGATCAGATTGACAACTTTGAAACCCATATCGTTCCTATTATTGCAGACATTGACGCCGGTTTTGGTAATGAAGAAGCCACTTATTTGTTGACCAAAAAAATGATTGAAGCTGGCGCTTGTGCGATACAAATTGAAAATCAAGTTTCTGATGCAAAACAATGTGGACATCAAGATGGAAAAGTTACGGTACCACATGAAGACTTTATTGCTAAATTAAATGCGATCAGGTATGCTTTTTTAGAGCTTGGTGTTGAAGACGGTATTATTGTCGCACGAACAGATTCTGAAGGAGCTGGTCTTACTCAAAAATTACCTGTAAGCAAAGAACCTGGAGATATTGCTTCTCAGTATTTAGCCTTTTTAGAAGTAGAAGAAATAGGAATTGGCCAAGCTAAAGATGATGATGTTCTTCTTAAAAGAGATGGTAAATTAGTGCGACCTGTAAGATTAGCAAACGGATTGTACAAATTTAAAAACGGTTCCAATATCGACAGAGTGGTATTGGATGGTGTGACAAGTCTACAAAATGGAGCCGATTTATTATGGATAGAAACACCTACACCAAATGTGAAACAAATTGCTCATATGGTCAACAGAATCAAAAAGGAGGTGCCTCATGCTAAATTGGTATACAACAACTCCCCATCTTTTAACTGGACATTAAACTTCCGTAATCAAGCGTATGAAGAAATGCTTTCTGAAGGTGAAAATATGACCGCTTACGATAGAAATAATTTAATGGATGCACCATACGATGATTCTGAATTATGCTATCGTGCTGATCAGAAAATTAAAACCTTCCAAGCAGATGCCGCAAGAGAAGCTGGGGTTTTTCATCACTTAATTACTTTGCCTACCTATCATACTACGGCTCTTCATATGAACGACCTAACTAAAGGCTACTTTTCAGAAGAGGGCATGCTCGCTTATGTAAAAGGAGTTCAAAGACAAGAAATACGTAAAGGCGTTTCTTGTGTCAAGCACCAACGTATGGCAGGTTCTGATTTAGGAGACGATCACAAGAGTTTCTTTGCAGGAGAAAAAGCTCTAAAAGCTAGTGGTGAAAACAACACCTCAAAGCAATTTGAGACGCCTACTTCACATAAAAGTGTTCCAAAAAAATTAAGTGTGGTGGCTTAA
- a CDS encoding T9SS type A sorting domain-containing protein — translation MKFKLLLIAFLNCFFVCYAQSTYVPDDGFEQILIDLGYDSGPLDDFVPTANINGVTRLNIMSLLGFDPNVNDFTGIEDFDALTTFTANFVSAPNIDLSSNNALVSVNIVGRFLTDVNLKNGNNTIITNLNILSTNGNGLAPVRICIDDIAYANVNFQDLYATGNYFVENCTALVNSITGTTFFDADNNAVCDATEIVSTNGHVVTTGANYSFTSYLFQENYATYSLDSNVTTQLQGIPSYFTVTPVSQNIIYTNTGNTNVVDYCITTNATINDLQVESYAVTASKPGFDTRIRIKYKNIGSTLLSGTVVLNYNDMQEAFNNADGVSSGISVPFSPAVTPNTLTWNYSNIAPFETRYIDAYFTINTPIEIINTPVVGGDIMTYTTAITPVTGDATSTNNLHVFNDLVVNAYDPNDVTCFEGDKISLAQVPDYLTYRIRFQNTGSAAATNILVSNDIDFDLDLSTLQLIASSHPHTTTVTNDTEIKFTFLNINLPDSTSDEPGSNGWVLYKMKPNNTSVLGDVFENTASIYFDYNAPIITNTATTTVSETTFVPDDDFEQALIDLGYDYGPLDDHVFTSNVDNITSLDVSNENIANLMGIEAFTSLSILDASTNALTALNLNSNLNLTSVTVNNNLLTAIDLRLHVNLIAFNCFQNSSLAYLNLRNGNNVNMNQIDTTQCPSLTCIEVDDATYATTNWTNIDAASTFVNNQAECALLSIAGIDEVRFDIYPNPVSTLLTVYTENEASYTFTNISGQIISAGHLNVGDNSIDVSAFAVGLYLIHTRIEGSSFTDKILVK, via the coding sequence ATGAAATTTAAACTACTCTTAATTGCTTTTTTAAATTGTTTTTTTGTTTGTTATGCGCAATCGACTTATGTGCCAGATGATGGTTTTGAACAGATTTTAATAGACTTAGGTTATGACTCTGGTCCTTTAGATGATTTTGTTCCTACGGCAAACATCAACGGTGTTACACGGCTTAATATTATGAGTTTATTGGGGTTTGATCCAAACGTAAATGATTTTACAGGTATTGAAGACTTTGATGCTTTAACAACATTTACAGCAAATTTTGTTTCGGCACCCAATATAGATTTGAGTAGCAACAATGCCTTAGTTAGTGTAAATATTGTAGGGAGGTTTTTAACAGATGTAAACCTTAAAAATGGAAATAATACGATTATTACCAATTTAAATATTTTGTCTACTAATGGCAACGGGCTAGCTCCCGTAAGAATATGTATTGATGATATCGCTTATGCAAATGTAAATTTTCAAGACCTCTATGCTACAGGAAACTATTTTGTAGAAAACTGTACCGCGTTAGTAAACAGTATTACAGGTACTACATTTTTTGATGCTGATAATAATGCTGTTTGTGATGCCACAGAAATTGTATCAACTAACGGTCATGTAGTTACTACTGGTGCTAATTATAGTTTTACCTCTTATCTTTTTCAAGAAAATTATGCTACCTATTCTTTAGATTCAAATGTGACCACACAACTTCAAGGAATTCCTTCCTATTTTACCGTAACACCTGTATCTCAAAACATTATTTATACGAACACTGGGAATACTAATGTTGTTGATTATTGCATCACTACAAATGCTACAATAAACGATTTACAAGTAGAGTCTTATGCGGTAACGGCTTCAAAACCCGGTTTTGATACCAGAATTAGAATTAAATATAAGAATATAGGGTCTACTCTGCTTTCTGGTACTGTAGTTTTAAATTATAATGATATGCAGGAAGCTTTTAATAATGCAGATGGCGTAAGTAGTGGTATTAGTGTTCCTTTTTCTCCAGCTGTTACACCAAATACGTTAACATGGAATTACAGCAACATTGCACCATTTGAAACCCGATATATTGATGCCTACTTTACCATTAATACTCCAATAGAAATTATAAACACACCTGTCGTAGGTGGTGATATAATGACTTATACAACAGCAATTACACCGGTAACAGGGGATGCTACTTCAACAAATAATTTACACGTTTTTAATGATCTTGTTGTTAACGCTTATGACCCCAATGATGTTACTTGTTTTGAAGGAGATAAAATAAGCCTTGCACAAGTGCCAGATTATTTAACCTATAGAATTAGATTTCAGAACACAGGATCTGCTGCTGCAACTAATATTTTAGTAAGCAATGACATAGATTTTGATCTAGACCTAAGTACGTTACAGCTTATTGCATCTAGTCATCCACATACCACTACAGTTACAAATGATACAGAGATAAAATTTACATTTCTAAACATCAACTTACCAGATAGCACAAGTGATGAGCCAGGTAGTAACGGATGGGTTCTCTATAAAATGAAGCCAAATAACACTTCAGTACTAGGCGATGTTTTTGAAAATACCGCGAGTATCTATTTTGATTATAATGCGCCTATAATTACAAATACCGCAACGACCACAGTATCTGAAACCACTTTTGTTCCAGACGATGATTTTGAACAGGCATTGATTGATTTAGGCTATGATTATGGACCACTCGATGATCATGTTTTTACTTCTAATGTGGACAACATAACAAGCTTAGATGTGTCGAATGAAAATATTGCAAACCTTATGGGGATTGAAGCATTTACTAGCTTATCAATTTTAGATGCTTCTACAAATGCTCTTACCGCTTTGAATTTAAATTCAAATTTAAACTTGACTAGTGTAACTGTAAATAATAATTTACTCACAGCAATTGATTTAAGACTTCATGTAAACCTTATAGCATTTAATTGCTTCCAGAACTCATCATTAGCTTATTTAAATCTAAGAAATGGCAACAACGTAAACATGAATCAAATAGACACGACACAATGTCCAAGTCTAACGTGTATTGAAGTAGATGACGCAACATATGCTACAACAAATTGGACAAATATAGATGCTGCATCTACATTTGTTAACAACCAGGCAGAATGTGCCTTGCTATCTATTGCAGGTATTGATGAAGTGCGATTTGATATTTATCCTAATCCAGTGAGTACGTTGCTTACTGTCTATACAGAAAATGAAGCTTCTTATACTTTTACAAATATAAGCGGTCAAATAATTTCAGCAGGGCATCTCAATGTAGGTGACAACAGTATAGATGTCTCTGCTTTTGCAGTAGGTCTTTACCTTATTCATACAAGAATTGAGGGAAGCAGCTTTACTGATAAAATACTGGTTAAATAA
- a CDS encoding SAM-dependent methyltransferase — protein sequence MALHYGYWDEHTLNHRQVLWNTNYQIAKHAQIKKSDYILDVGCGVGGTSIFLANQIGYKAHGITLSPTQVEQIKDYKKELDKNNRTEFSLPNFCKTNFSDHTFDVAFAMESAMHAEVKEELLEKVFRFLKPGGRLHIADYFLRHSKNIKEVYYLKNGQSLGL from the coding sequence ATGGCTTTGCATTACGGATATTGGGATGAGCATACTCTAAACCATAGACAGGTATTATGGAATACCAATTATCAAATAGCAAAACATGCACAGATAAAAAAATCAGACTATATTCTTGATGTTGGTTGTGGTGTAGGCGGCACCAGTATTTTTCTAGCTAACCAAATAGGCTATAAAGCACATGGAATAACCTTATCTCCTACGCAAGTAGAACAAATAAAAGACTACAAAAAAGAACTGGATAAAAATAACAGAACCGAATTTTCACTTCCAAATTTTTGCAAAACAAATTTCTCGGATCATACATTTGATGTAGCATTTGCAATGGAAAGTGCCATGCATGCAGAGGTAAAAGAGGAATTACTAGAAAAGGTATTTAGATTTTTAAAGCCAGGTGGAAGATTACACATTGCAGATTACTTTCTAAGACACTCTAAAAATATAAAAGAAGTCTACTACTTAAAAAATGGGCAAAGTCTTGGGCTATAA
- a CDS encoding protein-L-isoaspartate(D-aspartate) O-methyltransferase, which yields MKDNYIHKGKRRQLVDLMRSKGISDELVLGAMNQVPRHLFLDSSFLEHAYQNKAFPIGADQTISHPYTVAFQSQLLELKPGHKVLEIGTGSGYQCAVLLEMKAQVYTIERQNELYKKTSLLFRKLNYRPKKYVFGDGYKGLPEEAPFDSIIVTCGATEIPQTLLSQIKVGGRLVIPVGSDPQIMTLIIRESATDFSKETFGEFRFVPFLGGKN from the coding sequence ATCAAAGATAACTACATACATAAAGGAAAACGTCGCCAACTGGTGGACCTGATGCGTTCAAAAGGTATCAGCGACGAATTGGTTCTAGGTGCTATGAATCAAGTGCCTAGGCATTTATTTCTAGACAGTTCTTTTCTAGAACACGCTTATCAAAACAAAGCCTTTCCTATAGGAGCAGACCAGACGATCTCACATCCTTATACCGTGGCCTTTCAAAGTCAGTTGCTCGAATTGAAACCTGGTCATAAAGTATTAGAAATAGGAACAGGAAGCGGTTACCAATGTGCGGTCTTACTAGAAATGAAAGCACAGGTATATACGATTGAGCGTCAAAACGAACTGTATAAAAAGACGAGCTTGCTTTTTAGAAAGCTGAATTACAGACCTAAGAAATATGTTTTTGGAGATGGATATAAAGGCCTTCCAGAAGAAGCGCCTTTTGATTCTATTATCGTTACTTGTGGCGCAACAGAGATACCTCAAACTTTGTTAAGCCAAATCAAAGTAGGAGGCAGGCTGGTCATTCCTGTAGGTAGCGATCCTCAAATCATGACGTTAATCATACGAGAAAGTGCTACCGATTTCTCTAAAGAAACCTTTGGCGAATTTAGATTTGTTCCTTTTTTAGGCGGGAAGAATTAG
- a CDS encoding Gfo/Idh/MocA family protein — protein sequence MLKAGVLGAGHLGKIHLKLLKQSERYDLVGFYDANPEYAAQIEADLGYKYYADVDELIAACDMIDVVTPTSYHHASGVKVLEAGKHLFVEKPITVTVEEAKELISLSRKRNLKGQVGQVERFNPAFRSVADRFDNPMFIETHRLAEFNPRGTDVSVVLDLMIHDIDAILSVVKSKVKSVSASGVSVISETPDIANARIEFENGCVANLTASRISLKTMRKARFFQKDAYISVDFLTKKVEVVRMKDAPKVPGDFDMILQNAEGIKKQIYFDNPDVADNNAILDELETFADAIENDTRPIVNLEDGTAALDVALKIIKEFRSL from the coding sequence ATGCTTAAAGCTGGAGTTCTCGGTGCTGGTCACCTAGGTAAAATTCACCTTAAATTATTAAAACAAAGCGAGCGTTACGACTTGGTAGGTTTTTACGATGCAAATCCTGAATATGCCGCCCAAATTGAAGCCGATTTAGGCTATAAATACTATGCTGACGTTGACGAACTCATCGCTGCTTGCGATATGATCGATGTGGTCACACCTACTTCGTACCATCATGCGAGTGGTGTAAAGGTCTTAGAGGCTGGAAAACACCTCTTTGTTGAAAAACCCATTACAGTAACCGTAGAAGAAGCAAAGGAATTGATCTCGCTTTCGCGAAAGCGAAATTTAAAAGGTCAAGTAGGACAAGTAGAACGTTTTAACCCAGCATTTAGATCTGTGGCTGACCGTTTTGATAATCCGATGTTTATAGAAACACATCGCTTAGCAGAGTTTAATCCGCGAGGGACAGATGTCAGTGTGGTGTTGGATTTAATGATTCACGATATAGACGCTATTTTGAGCGTTGTAAAAAGCAAGGTTAAAAGTGTGAGCGCTAGTGGCGTTTCTGTAATTTCGGAAACACCTGATATTGCTAATGCCCGTATCGAATTTGAAAACGGTTGTGTGGCAAACCTTACCGCGAGCCGCATCAGTCTGAAGACCATGCGTAAAGCACGTTTCTTTCAGAAAGACGCCTACATCTCTGTAGATTTTCTAACTAAAAAGGTGGAAGTAGTACGTATGAAGGATGCTCCAAAAGTTCCAGGAGATTTTGACATGATCCTACAAAATGCAGAAGGAATCAAAAAACAAATTTATTTTGACAACCCAGATGTAGCCGATAACAATGCGATTCTAGACGAACTAGAAACCTTTGCCGATGCTATAGAAAATGACACCAGACCTATCGTAAATCTAGAAGATGGAACTGCGGCCTTAGATGTAGCCTTAAAGATCATTAAAGAATTTAGATCGCTTTAA